The Astatotilapia calliptera chromosome 14, fAstCal1.2, whole genome shotgun sequence genome includes a region encoding these proteins:
- the wdfy1 gene encoding WD repeat and FYVE domain-containing protein 1 produces MAAEIHSRPQTARPVLLNKIEGHSDAVNAAVLIPKEDGVITVSEDRTIRVWLKRDSGQYWPSIYHTVSSPCSCMSYHHDSRRIFIGQDNGAIVEFLISEDFNKMNHVKTYPAHQNRVSDMVFSLESEWVVSTGHDKSVSWMCTQSGSMLGRHYFTAWASCLQYDQETQHAFVGDHSGQITLLKLERQTYSTITTLKGHEGSVGALWWDPVQRLLFSGASDHSVIMWDIGGRKGRTLLLQGHHERVQALRYLQLTRQLVSCSADGGIAVWNMDTQREEAPQWLDSDSCQKCEQPFFWNIKQMWDTKTLGLRQHHCRKCGKAVCGKCSSKRSTFPIMGFEFPVRVCDACFETIKEEDRTPLATFHEGKHNIAHMDMDPSRGLMVTCGSDRIVKIWDMTQVVGCSLATGFSPR; encoded by the exons ATGGCTGCGGAGATTCACTCGAGGCCCCAGACAGCTAGACCGGTTCTGTTGAACAAGATCGAGGGACACTCGGACGCTGTCAATGCAGCCGTTTTAATACCCAAAGAAGATGGAGTAATCACGGTTAGCGAGGACAG AACCATCCGTGTGTGGCTGAAGAGAGACAGTGGTCAGTATTGGCCGAGCATCTACCATACAGTCTCCT CTCCATGCTCTTGCATGTCGTATCACCACGACAGCAGACGCATCTTCATAGGCCAGGACAATGGGGCGATTGTG GAGTTTCTCATCTCCGAAGACTTCAACAAGATGAACCACGTGAAAACGTATCCAG CCCACCAGAACCGCGTGTCAGATATGGTCTTCTCCCTGGAGAGTGAGTGGGTGGTGAGTACCGGCCATGATAAGAGTGTGAGCTGGATGTGCACCCAGAGTGGCAGCATGCTGGGGAGACACTACTTCACTGCCTGGGCCTCCTGCCTGCA ATACGATCAAGAGACACAGCACGCCTTCGTAGGCGACCACTCAGGACAGATCACTCTGCTGAAGCTGGAGAGGCAGACGTACTCCACCATCACTACACTGAAGGGTCATGAAG GTAGTGTAGGAGCGCTGTGGTGGGACCCAGTCCAGAGACTGCTCTTCTCAGGGGCCTCCGACCACAGTGTCATTATGTGGGACATCGGAGGCCGCAAAGGACGAACACTGCTCTTGCAGGGGCATCA CGAGCGCGTTCAGGCTCTGCGTTACCTCCAGTTGACCAGGCAGTTGGTGTCATGCTCCGCTGATGGAGGCATCGCAGTGTGGAACATGGACACGCAGAGAGAAGAG gcgCCTCAGTGGTTAGACAGCGACTCTTGTCAGAAGTGTGAGCAGCCTTTCTTCTGGAATATCAAACAGATGTGGGACACTAAGACCCTGGGACTTAGACAG CACCACTGCAGGAAGTGCGGCAAGGCCGTGTGTGGAAAATGTAGCTCCAAACGCTCTACGTTTCCAATCATGGGCTTTGAGTTCCCGGTGCGGGTGTGTGATGCCTGCTTTGAAACCATCAAAGAAGAAGA tcggACACCGCTGGCCACGTTCCACGAGGGGAAACACAACATCGCTCACATGGACATGGATCCATCGAGAGGCCTGATGGTCACTTGTGGAAGTGACCGCATTGTTAAG ATATGGGATATGACACAGGTGGTTGGCTGTAGCTTAGCAACAGGCTTCTCCCCACGCTGA
- the serpine2 gene encoding glia-derived nexin, translating into MKHMSLLCLCALVALCSHKGVLSQAPSYGERGSDLGIQVFQQVVHAKPLENVVLSPHGVASILGMLLSGAHGDTRKQILNALRYKKNGPYKMLKKLHKNLTGKANQDIVLIANAMFSQKDFPMQEAFVTSNKENFQCQSRSLDFSSPDAAADEINEWVNNKTKGHIPSLIKADMLDPALTRLVVVNSIYFKGLWKSRFQPENTKIRTFTRGDGIDIKVPMMSQLSIFNIGLASTPQGLKYKVIELPYHGNTISMLIVLPSEEDTPLSRVIPHISTATVQSWTKLMHMRKVRLLIPKFTADAEVDLKDPLSALGITNIFSEGKADFRHLSSEPVYVSKALQKAKIIVNEDGTKAAAATTAILLARSSPPWVTVDRPFAFLIRHNPTGTVLFMGQINEP; encoded by the exons ATGAAGCACATGTCCTTATTGTGCCTCTGTGCATTGGTGGCCTTGTGCAGCCATAAGGGGGTGCTGTCCCAAGCACCATCTTATGGTGAAAGGGGCTCTGATCTCGGCATCCAGGTGTTTCAGCAAGTAGTTCATGCCAAGCCCCTGGAAAATGTGGTGCTCTCGCCTCATGGGGTGGCTTCAATCCTTGGCATGCTGTTATCTGGAGCCCACGGGGACACGAGGAAGCAAATCCTTAATGCTCTCCGTTACAAGAAAAATG GTCCTTACAAGATGTTGAAGAAGCTGCATAAGAACTTGACGGgcaaagccaaccaggacatcgTGCTGATCGCAAATGCTATGTTCAGCCAGAAGGATTTCCCCATGCAGGAGGCTTTTGTGACTTCCAACAAAGAGAACTTCCAGTGTCAGAGCAGGAGCCTGGACTTCAGCAGCCCTGATGCAGCAGCCGATGAAATTAATGAGTGGGTCAACAATAAAACCAAAG GTCACATCCCTAGCTTGATCAAAGCAGACATGCTGGATCCTGCTCTGACCCGTCTGGTCGTTGTCAACTCCATCTACTTCAAAGGCTTGTGGAAGTCTCGCTTCCAGCCTGAGAACACCAAGATAAGGACCTTCACCCGGGGCGATGGAATCGATATTAAAGTTCCAATGATGTCGCAGCTATCAATCTTTAACATAG GCCTAGCCTCCACACCCCAGGGGCTCAAATACAAGGTAATTGAGCTTCCTTATCATGGCAACACCATCAGCATGCTAATCGTTCTTCCGTCTGAAGAGGACACCCCTCTGTCTCGTGTCATTCCCCACATCAGCACAGCCACAGTGCAGAGCTGGACCAAACTGATGCACATGAGGAAAGTCCGCCTGCTCATCCCAAA GTTTACGGCTGATGcagaggtggatttgaaggatCCACTTTCAGCTCTGGGAATCACGAACATTTTCAGTGAGGGCAAAGCTGACTTCAGACATCTCA GTTCGGAGCCTGTGTATGTATCCAAGGCACTCCAGAAAGCCAAAATAATCGTGAATGAAGATGgaacaaaagcagcagcagccacta cTGCTATTTTGTTGGCCCGTTCCTCCCCACCCTGGGTTACAGTTGACAGACCTTTTGCGTTCCTCATCAGACATAACCCGACAG GTACCGTCCTCTTCATGGGCCAGATCAACGAGCCTTGA